The Bacteroidia bacterium genome has a window encoding:
- a CDS encoding peptidase M61, which produces MPRFYIFLLVIASVSGALAGNPLKFKVDLAHYTNDQLAVELITPVFAESSVTYSFPRMVPGTYKVYDFGRFIQDFKAFDAEGKSLEVSHPNACDWVISNATALRRIEYLVNDTWDADTTNFVFEPAGTNFQKDTNLVLNTHGLFGYFQGKTESPYEITIQKPGSFYGATSLIALKTSAEEDVFTTSRYNDLVDAPLMYCHPDTTVLKIGGAQILISVYSPNRKVSSRFIGYQIRSILEAAKDYLGGQLPIQKYAFMIYLFDGLSGSGSAGALEHSYSSMYFLPEQDSLSISQTVRDVAAHEFYHIITPLNIHSEEIGNFDFANPRMSRHLWLYEGVTEYTAHFVQLRQMLKSEKEFMEEMQKKIRVSRKYFNDTLPFTEMSLGCLDKYENQYQNVYEKGALIGLCLDIKLRQLSNGLKGLQDVVNLLAQKYPKDKSFKDPDLIPEIEAMTFPEIGQFFRKYVEGKLPLPFEEVFSAIGYVYRAREYSKDFSFGSLRMIVNSENRRLIVYDIEDMDEFGKLLGFQVGDQILAINGKSLNQSNFREVKTNWYNSVKEGDIFKVKVNRMNENGHYRRKMLKARAIRVQLVREDVLEKSNNLTPEQIQMLQWWKGKG; this is translated from the coding sequence ATGCCACGTTTTTATATTTTTTTGTTGGTAATTGCAAGTGTTTCCGGCGCTTTGGCCGGTAATCCATTAAAATTCAAAGTAGATTTAGCTCATTATACCAATGATCAGCTTGCTGTTGAATTAATTACCCCGGTTTTTGCTGAATCAAGCGTTACTTATTCTTTTCCAAGAATGGTTCCGGGAACTTATAAGGTATATGATTTTGGACGTTTTATTCAGGATTTCAAGGCTTTTGACGCCGAGGGGAAGTCCTTGGAAGTTTCTCATCCCAATGCCTGCGATTGGGTTATTTCTAATGCCACTGCTTTACGCCGAATCGAATACCTGGTTAATGATACCTGGGATGCGGATACTACAAATTTTGTATTTGAACCTGCCGGAACCAATTTTCAAAAAGATACCAATTTGGTGCTCAATACGCATGGTTTGTTCGGTTACTTTCAAGGTAAAACGGAATCGCCATATGAAATAACTATTCAAAAACCAGGTTCTTTTTATGGAGCCACTAGCTTAATTGCCCTAAAAACCTCTGCAGAGGAGGATGTTTTTACTACCTCCAGATACAATGATCTGGTTGATGCACCTCTGATGTATTGCCATCCCGATACTACCGTGCTGAAAATTGGCGGAGCACAAATACTCATCTCCGTGTATAGCCCCAACAGAAAAGTTAGTTCCAGGTTTATCGGTTACCAAATTAGGTCTATTTTAGAAGCTGCTAAGGACTATTTGGGCGGACAATTGCCCATTCAAAAGTATGCCTTTATGATTTACTTGTTTGATGGATTGAGTGGATCAGGTTCGGCAGGTGCCTTGGAGCATAGTTATAGCAGCATGTATTTTTTACCTGAGCAGGATAGTTTAAGCATCAGTCAAACAGTTCGCGATGTGGCTGCGCATGAGTTTTACCATATCATTACCCCGCTGAATATTCATTCCGAAGAAATAGGGAATTTCGATTTTGCTAATCCCAGAATGAGTAGGCATTTATGGTTGTATGAAGGGGTAACAGAATATACAGCACATTTTGTACAACTTAGGCAAATGCTAAAGTCGGAAAAGGAATTTATGGAAGAGATGCAGAAGAAAATCAGGGTTTCCAGGAAGTACTTTAATGACACTTTGCCATTTACTGAAATGAGTTTGGGGTGTTTGGATAAGTATGAAAATCAGTATCAAAATGTATATGAAAAGGGAGCATTGATAGGTCTTTGTTTGGATATTAAGCTCAGGCAGTTGTCGAATGGTTTAAAAGGGTTGCAGGATGTAGTGAATTTGCTGGCCCAGAAATATCCTAAGGATAAATCTTTCAAAGACCCTGATTTGATTCCTGAAATAGAGGCCATGACTTTTCCGGAAATTGGACAGTTTTTCAGAAAGTATGTGGAAGGAAAATTACCCTTGCCTTTTGAGGAGGTTTTTTCTGCCATTGGCTATGTATATCGTGCCAGGGAATATTCAAAAGATTTTTCGTTTGGGAGTTTACGGATGATAGTAAATTCCGAAAATAGAAGGCTGATTGTTTATGATATTGAAGATATGGATGAATTTGGAAAATTGCTTGGGTTTCAAGTAGGCGATCAAATTTTGGCAATCAACGGGAAAAGTTTGAACCAAAGCAATTTTAGGGAAGTGAAGACCAATTGGTATAATTCGGTGAAGGAAG